The stretch of DNA AATCTTGCGGAGTTTGCCCGTCGGGTTCTTGTCGAAAAATCCAAGCGGAGCTGACATCAACTTTTTCATGGCGAATCGACGCAGGTCGCCTTCGAGCCTGAATGCAACCATGTGCGAGCAGGCGAGGGCCGCAAAGTAGAGCAATACGCTTGTGACCGAGGCGAGAACCGCTCCGATGGAGTAGTCAAAAATCTTGATGTTCGTCATGTCGCCGCCAGAGATAACCTCGCGGACAATCAGCCACATCAGTAAAAACGGCACGAGCCCCGCGATGGCGCTCAATGCCGAGAGAATCAATGCTAGCGGGAACAGCGGCTTTCGCGAACCCATGTAAGCGTAGAGTTTAGAGAATGTCTTTTTCATAATTATGCGACGTTTGTCATCCTGTATTTTTTCCTGTATTCCTTGGGGGTCATGCCCATCACATCCTGGAAGGCGTGGGCGAACTTGCTCCCGTTATTGTAACCGACTTCGCCTGCGATTTCGAGAATCCCTCGGTCGCACTCGCGAAGTTGCTTGGCAGCCAGTTTCATGCGCTCGCGGCGTGCGTAGGTAAACACCGGCAATCCGAATACGTTCTTGAAGCAAAGCTTCATGGCGGTAGGCGGCATGTCAAACTTGTTGGAAAGTTCCTCGATGGTGAAATGACTGTCCATGTTTTCGCAGATAAAAGAACGGATGCAGTAGATTTTTTCAATTTGCATCGAAGATAAATTGCATTCGCGGCAAATGGATTCTCGCTGCGTGTCTAGGTTTTTCAGGGTGAGCAAAAGCTCCAAAATGGCGAGTCTGCCATATTCCGCCTGCAAATTCTTTGACTTGTTGTCAATCTTTTCGAAGGCGCTGGCGACTTCTTCCTTGGTGTGGACGATGAACGGTCGGCCCGGTCGGCACATTTTCTGTGCGAGCATCTTGATGTCAATCAGAAAACCTGCAAAATGTTCGCGGATGTATTTTATTGATTCTTCAAAGAACAAAATGCGGTCGCCGCAGTAATCGGCGGAACGCGTTAGCGCTCCCGAAGTCCACGCATCGTAAACTAGCATTTCTCCTGCCTTCAGCTGATTGCAGGGGAGTGCTCCGCCGGCCCAGCTGATTTGCCCCTTTCGGCAAAATTCAAGAACCAGGAGCGGATCCCTTTCAAGCGTTGTATGGTAGCACCCGACTTTGTGCAACCATTCAATTCCGTTAATATTCAACATATTTCCCTCAAAAATCTCTTTAAACTGGCTTTGTTAGTCTAGTCTTAAAAAGTAAGCCAAATCTAATTAGTAAACAAAACTTCGTCAAGGCTAATTTTGTGACGGCAATAGAAAAATTTTATTGCAAGAATGTCTGAATGGAGTGAAAAATGACTGAACGGAGTTAAAATAAAACGAAAAAGACGATTTCCCCCTTAAAAATCCAATCGGATTTTTCCACCTCCGTTTGGAGTAGAACGGCTCCAAAGACATTTCTAAAATGCTCCGCAAAATTAACAAACGCGGTTTTTCCGCACCATTTCAGGAGCTAATATGAAAAAAAGATTCTTGGCGGCGCTCATCGTGTCGCTCGGTATGCTGGTTGCTTGCGACGATTCCTCTTCGGCAAGCTCTGACAACGACAAGGAACTCTCTTCCTCTTCGACTGAAAAGTCCGGCGACAGCAAGGACAAATCTAGCAGCAGTAAGGGCAAGTCTAGCAGTAGCGAAGCTAAATCTAGCGATAGCAAGGACAAGTCCAGCAGCTCTAAGAAAGAAGACAAGGGCGAATACAAGCGTGAATTCGCTACATCGATCGCTTCGGGCGAAACGATGTTCATTGGCACCATGTCTCTGGATCACACCGGTGATTTGGGCAAGGACTATATTGAAGTCGGCACCCGCGCAGGTGTCGTTTATTACGATGGATCTCTGTTCATTGCAGACCTTGACATCGGTTCCATTGCCCGCTACAGCCTCGATGCCAACAACAAGATTGGTAAAAAGTCTGCTGAACTTACGCTCCCGGGCGTTTGGGTGAACCACATTTACTTTGTGAACGAAGAAAAGGCCTATTTGGGCGGCATGCTTGATTCGCTCCTTATCATCAATCCGAAGACCATGAAAACCACCGGCGCAATAGACCTTTCTAAGTACAAGGGTGATGACGCTCTCGTGGTGAGCCCGGGTACTGGCGTGATTGTGGATGGTCGCCTCTACGTTGGCCTCTTGCAGAACGTGAGCGACTATGCTACCGGTAATACGGCTCAAGTCGCTATCATTGACGTTGAAAAGGATTCCGTGATTGCCGTGGCCGAAGATGACCGCGTTGCTGCTGTGGGCTCTCTTGACGACTCTCAGAATCAGGCTTTCATCGTCGCTGATGGTTACATTTACTGCTACAGTAACGCCTCTTGGGGCTACGCTCCCGGCCAGGTTGATGGCTTCCTGCGTATCAAGGTGGGTGAAACCAAGTTCGATAAGGATTATGCTTGGCTCGTAACCAAGGAAGTCGCTATCGATGATGTTACCAAGAAAGGTAACTTCAAGTACCTGAGCCCCACTACCTACGCGAATGGAACTAAGGTTTATGCATTCTTGAACGTGATGGTGGACCTGCAGCAGGTTTGGACTGATATGGATAGCTACCACAATAACACTTGCAAGCCGGTGGAAATCGATCTTGCCAAGAAGACCATGAAGGCTCTCCCGATTGGTTACTCTTCTAGCTGGGCTAGCTATGGTAAGTACATTGATGAAGACGGTACCGTGATTTTTGCTGTGTCTACCGAAGAAGACGGCAACGCCTACTTCCGTTATGACCCGAAGACCGGAAAGGCTAAAAAGATTGCTACAGTGGAACCGATCCCGATGTGGATTGTGCCGCTCAAGTAAGAAAAAATCTCCATAAAACCTCAATATCCTCATAAACACAAACTTCCGTTCTTGCTCAGGCGAGAGCGGATTTTTATTTGCTTCGCAAATTCAAAGTCTTGCGCCTCGGTCATATGCAAGTAAAGTTGACGCTTCGCGTCCGTGGCTGCATTTATCAAATATAAGTCCATAAATGGCTTATGCTTGAATAAATTTGCGCACTCTTGCCCGCGACACTCGGCTTGGCGGATTTTGCTTTATGAAAAGGAAAAACTATTCGGGTTTTTAGCAGCCTATTTGGAGTAGAATTTTGAGCGAAAATTTGCTCAATTGCGCTGCGATGAAAAAGATGTTTATTTACAAGGCGGCTACGCTTGCCCTTATATTTGCTACGGTTGGTGCGGTTTCGGTCCGTGCTCAAGATGATGAAATTACTTCGATAGATGATTTTCTAGAAGAAACTGCTCCAGAAAATTCGGAGTCTGCCGATGTGTCGAATTCAGATGCCCCAGCACAAACAAGTGCGTCGGGGGTTACGCAGCTAGATGAACTTTCGGTGGAATCTGAAATAGAAGCGGAACAAGCGAAGCAGGCCAAAAAGGCCGAATCGGTTGCGACGATTGATGCTGCTGAAATGCAGAATACCAGCAAGACTGTTTCGAAGGCGGTCAACTCTGCCTCGGGTGTGAAGGTGCGCAAGTCGGGCGGCATGGGCAGCGAAGGCAAGGTCAACATTCGCGGCATGGAAGGCAAGAATATCAAGGTGCTCGTGAACGGTGTCCCGGTTGAAACGCAGGGCAACTTGGGCCTTGACGATATTCCTATTGATCAAATTGCCGATATCGAAGTCTATAAGGGGTATGTTCCGGCACGTTTTGCAACGGATGGCGCAGGCGGTGCTATCAATATCATTACCAAGAAACGTCCTGCCAATTCGATTGACGCTTCTTACAGCCTTTCGAGTTTTAATACGCACAAGGCTTCTGTAACGGCGAGCCACTTGGTGGATAGTATTGTGGGTGGCGCAGGCTTGGAAGTGGGTGTGTCGGGGTATTTTAACCATTCCGACAACGATTACAAATTTACTTCGCCTTATATGAAAAGTTCTACGGGCAAAGACACGAGCATTGTTCGCGATCACGACCATTACACCTCTTACAATGTACAGGCTTTTGCAAACTTGATGAATGCTTGGTTTGACCAGGTTTCGCTGGGTGTAAGCTACGGTGCGTTTGAGAAGGAAATTCAGGGCGATGCAAACCGCATTGTGGAAGCGATGTCCGAAGGGTACAATTTTGGAGCGACATTCGGGCTTGACAAGAAGAATATCTTTGTGAAAGACTTGAATTTTGGAAACCATTTTTCGTTCGGGTATGGCGAAAATAAAGTCATTGATACGAGCCGAGTGCACTGCCGCAACTGGTATGCTTGCGATACGGCAAAGAAAAATGTGGGCGAACTTTCGTCAATGGGACTCCCGAAACTGAGGACTGTTCAGGCTTATGACTTCAACAATTTGTTGAATTTAGATTATCAGTTCATCAAGAATCAGTTTGTTTACTGGAATACTCTTTTCAGGTATCATAAGGAAGACCCTGAAGATGATGTGGGCTCTGAAATGGTGGGCTTCAATACGGCGGGTTTCCCGGGAAAGACAATTTCTGTGACGACGGGCCTTTCGCTTGAAGATAATTTCTTTGATTCTAGGTTGCAGAACTTACTTGGTTTCAAATTTCACTACTTGAAGGCTGAAATTTCTAACACATCGACGAGCTTGTTGCAGCAGGCTTCTGTAGAATCGAACGATTATACGGATTTCAGTTACGATGAAAGCTTGATGTTTAGGATTGTAAAGCCGCTTTCAATCAAGGGCTCCTACCAGCATGCGGTGCGCTTGCCCACGCCTGATGAACTCTTTGGCGATGGGGTGCGCGTGAGTGCCGCGACTAACCTCAAGCCCGAAGAAGCGGACAATTTTAACGTGGGACTGTCTCTTGATTTGCAGGAAATCCCGTTGTTTGCACGATTCCGATTTGACGGAGACGTATTCTATTCCTATTACAAGAACCGCATCCATTATATGGGAACTTCGCAAATGTCGGTGCCGTACTTTAACATGGACCCGATTCGCGGATGGGGCTACGAAGGCGACGTAAAACTCGATGTAAATGAATGGGTGCTGCTCGGAACGAACTGGACTTTCCAGGATTTGCGCAATATAGATTATAACGCCAAGCAGGGAATTCTTGAAGATGCAATCATCCCGAACATTCCTCGGTTCTTTATGAATTATATGGCCGAATTCCACATGGGTGATATACTCAACAAGAACGATTTTGTCAAGTTCTGGTGGGCTGCAAATTACACCGATGAATACTATTACGGCTGGAAAGTCAGTTCCCGCCAAAGCAGAAAAATCGATGCGTCGTTCACGCAGGATTTAGGTGTTGAATATTCCGTGTGGGAAAATAAACTCGCTTGGAGCTTTGAAGTCGATAACTTTATGGACGAAACCGTTTACGATAAGTATGGAGAATCTAAACCGGGACGCACTTTCGCGACTAAGATTAGATACAGTTTTAGGTAGTTCATTCTAACTAAGTTGTATCACTACTAACTAAGTTGCAAGTTGTCAACTAAATTTCAAATTTGCAACAATGTTAGTCGCTTGGAAAGCTTATGGGACTAAGGCTCTAAGTCTGTTTATTAGTTTGTATGTAAGTTGCTTTTTGAAGTAAAAAGAGATAGATTTATAGTGACGAACAA from uncultured Fibrobacter sp. encodes:
- a CDS encoding AraC family transcriptional regulator; this translates as MLNINGIEWLHKVGCYHTTLERDPLLVLEFCRKGQISWAGGALPCNQLKAGEMLVYDAWTSGALTRSADYCGDRILFFEESIKYIREHFAGFLIDIKMLAQKMCRPGRPFIVHTKEEVASAFEKIDNKSKNLQAEYGRLAILELLLTLKNLDTQRESICRECNLSSMQIEKIYCIRSFICENMDSHFTIEELSNKFDMPPTAMKLCFKNVFGLPVFTYARRERMKLAAKQLRECDRGILEIAGEVGYNNGSKFAHAFQDVMGMTPKEYRKKYRMTNVA
- a CDS encoding TonB-dependent receptor produces the protein MKKMFIYKAATLALIFATVGAVSVRAQDDEITSIDDFLEETAPENSESADVSNSDAPAQTSASGVTQLDELSVESEIEAEQAKQAKKAESVATIDAAEMQNTSKTVSKAVNSASGVKVRKSGGMGSEGKVNIRGMEGKNIKVLVNGVPVETQGNLGLDDIPIDQIADIEVYKGYVPARFATDGAGGAINIITKKRPANSIDASYSLSSFNTHKASVTASHLVDSIVGGAGLEVGVSGYFNHSDNDYKFTSPYMKSSTGKDTSIVRDHDHYTSYNVQAFANLMNAWFDQVSLGVSYGAFEKEIQGDANRIVEAMSEGYNFGATFGLDKKNIFVKDLNFGNHFSFGYGENKVIDTSRVHCRNWYACDTAKKNVGELSSMGLPKLRTVQAYDFNNLLNLDYQFIKNQFVYWNTLFRYHKEDPEDDVGSEMVGFNTAGFPGKTISVTTGLSLEDNFFDSRLQNLLGFKFHYLKAEISNTSTSLLQQASVESNDYTDFSYDESLMFRIVKPLSIKGSYQHAVRLPTPDELFGDGVRVSAATNLKPEEADNFNVGLSLDLQEIPLFARFRFDGDVFYSYYKNRIHYMGTSQMSVPYFNMDPIRGWGYEGDVKLDVNEWVLLGTNWTFQDLRNIDYNAKQGILEDAIIPNIPRFFMNYMAEFHMGDILNKNDFVKFWWAANYTDEYYYGWKVSSRQSRKIDASFTQDLGVEYSVWENKLAWSFEVDNFMDETVYDKYGESKPGRTFATKIRYSFR